AACCATCTGCGGCGAGCGGCGTTCACCGGTCTTGATCAATTCGACATCAAGACACAGCGACTGCAATTCGCGGATCAGCACGTTGAACGACTCGGGCACACCCGGCTCAATGGCAGCTTCACCCTTAACGATGGCCTCGTAAATCTTGGTACGGCCATAGACGTCGTCGGATTTCGCCGTGAGCAGTTCCTGCAGGATGTACGCGGCACCGTAAGCTTCGAGCGCCCAGACTTCCATTTCTCCGAAGCGCTGTCCGCCGAACTGCGCCTTGCCACCCAGCGGCTGCTGCGTGATGAGCGAGTACGGTCCGATCGAACGGGCGTGAATCTTGTCGTCGACCAAGTGGGACAGTTTGAGCATGTAGATGTAGCCCACGGTCACCGGCTGTTCGAACTTGTCGCCGGTCATGCCGTCGAAGAGCTGCGTCTTGCCGGAAGTCGGCAGCCCGGCTTTCTCAAGCAGAGCCTTGATTTCCATTTCACGCGCACCGTCGAACACGGGCGAACCGAAGTGCACGCCGCCCTGGATGCTCTCGGCAACTCGCGTGAGTTGCTCTTCGTCGAGGTCGTCGAAGACTGGAGCGAACGCAACATCCTTGAACAGGTTCTTCAGTTCCTTGCGGAGCGCATCGGCACGGGTATTGCCGTCGAGGAGCTCGGCCACTTTCTGACCGATTCCCTTCGCCGCCCAACCGAGGTGCGTTTCAAGGATCTGACCGACGTTCATACGGGAAGGCACGCCGAGCGGATTCAGCACGATTTCCATCGCGGTACCGTCTTCCATGTACGGCATGTCTTCTTCCGGCAGGATGCGCGCGATCACGCCCTTGTTACCGTGGCGTCCGGCCATCTTGTCGCCGACCGACAGTTTGCGCTTCATGGCGATGTAGACCTTCACGAGCTTGATCACGCCCGGAGGAAGTTCGTCGCCCTTCTGCAGCTTCTCAACGCGCTCGCGCATGATCTTGCGGAGAACGTCGATCTGACGCGAGGTCATTTCTTCGATCTCGTCGATCTGCTCGTTGATGCGCGGGTCCTTATCGTTGAACTTAATGCGCTTCAGGTTGCGGGTGGAAATCCGCTCGATGGTTTCGCGATCGAGAATGGCGCCCTTCACCAGCAAGCGCTTGTTGGTGCGCTCGTCGTGCAGGTCGGCCGTGACTTCCTTGCCGCCGAGCAGGCCTTCCAAACGCTTCAGGCGCTCGTCGGTGAGGATTCGAATTTCGTCCGACAGGTTCTTCTCGAGCTTCGCGATCTGCTCGCCTTCGATGGCCTTGGCGCGCTCGTCCTTCTCCTGACCCTTACGGGAGAAGATCTTCACATCGACCACCACGCCTTCGATTCCGGGCGGGCAGTAGAGTGAAGCGTCGCGAACATCGCCGGCCTTTTCACCGAAGATGGCGCGGAGCAGCTTTTCTTCCGGCGTGAGCTGGGTTTCACCCTTCGGCGTTACCTTGCCGACGATGATGTCGCCCTGCTTCACCTTGGCGCCGATGCGAATGACGCCGCTCTCATCGAGGTCGCGCAGCGCGGTTTCCGAGATGTTCGGAATGTCGCGCGTGACTTCTTCGGGACCGAGCTTGGTGTCGCGGGCTTCGATCTCGAACTCCTCGATGTGAACCGAGGTGTAGTAGTCCTCTTTCACCAGCTTTTCGCTGACGAGGATGGCGTCTTCGAAGTTGTAACCCCGCCACGGCATGAAGGCCACGAGCACGTTGCGTCCGAGAGCCAGTTCGCCCATTTCGGTGCAAGGACCGTCAGCGATCACCTGCCCCTTCACCACGCGCTGGCCCTTCTTGACGATGGGGCGCTGGTTGATACAGGTGTTCTGGTTCGACCGCTTGAACTTCGTCAGCTGATAGATATCGCTGCCGACTTCACGCGACAACTGCGTCGGGTGATGCTCGCCTTCGACACGGACGATGATTCGTTCGGAGTCGACCGAATCGATGATGCCGTTACGGCGGGCCAGAACCACGGCGCCGGAGTCACGGGCGGTAACGCCTTCCATACCGGTGCCCACGTACGGAGCGTCCGCACGAAGCAGCGGCACCGACTGGCGCTGCATGTTCGCGCCCATGAGAGCGCGGTTCGCGTCGTCGTGCTCGAGGAACGGAACCAGAGAAGCGGCTACGGACACGAGCTGTTTCGGGCTGACGTCGACGTAATCGACTTCATCACGGCTGATCAGCACGAAGTTGCCGGCCTTGCGGGCGTTCACCAGTTCGTTGACGATACGGAGCTTCTCGTCGAGTTCCACGTTGGCCTGGGCGATGACGTGACGGTCTTCTTCCCACGCCGAGAGGTAGAACGAGAACGGTTCCCACTCGATCGCCTTCTTCTTGCGGCCGCGGAGGTCTTCGTTGGCCTTCAGGATTTCCGACTTCTCGATGTGATCGCCGACGTGGTATTCGCTGTCACCGGCGTTGACGACGGTGACGTAGTCGATAACGCGTCCGGCCTTCACGCGACGATACGGCGATTCGATGAAGCCGTAGTCGTTGATGCGCGCATAGCAGCTCAAGGACGAGATAAGACCGATGTTCGGACCTTCCGGCGTCTCAATCGGGCAGATACGACCGTAGTGAGTGGGGTGAACGTCTCGGACTTCGAATCCGGCGCGCTCACGCGACAGACCGCCCGGCCCAAGAGCCGACAGGCGGCGCTTGTGGGTGATTTCCGACAGCGGGTTCGTCTGGTCCATGAACTGCGAGAGCTGGGACGAACCGAAGAACTCGCGGATGGCGGCCATCACCGGCTTGGCGTTGACCAGGTCGTGCGGCATGGCCGTGGACATTTCCTGGTACACGCTCATCTTTTCCTTGATGGCGCGTTCCATACGGACCAGGCCGATGCGGAACTGGTTCTCGAGCAACTCGCCGACCGCACGAACGCGGCGGTTTCCGAGGTGATCGATGTCGTCCACGCTGCCGATGTTCTTGCGCAGCTTCAGCAGGTAGCGGATGGTGGCGTAAAAGTCATCCGGCTCGAGCGTGCGGCTGTCGAGATTGGTGGCGTCCTGCTTTTCGTACAGCTTGATGTTGAACTTCAAGCGGCCCACGCGAGAGAAGTCGTACTTGCGCGGGTCGAAGAACATTCCCTGGAACAACGCGGTGGCGGTGTCCAGTGTCGGCGGATCGCCGGGACGCAGCTTGCGGTAGATTTCGATCAGCGCTTCCTGCGGGGTCTTGACGGAATCACGGCGCAAGGTCTGGCTGATGACCACACCCACGTCGTCGCGCTCAGGGAAGAACACGTGCAGTTCGGCGACTCCGGCTTCCATCGCGCGGGAGATCATTTCCGCGGTGAGCTCGGTGTTGGCTTCCGCCAGCACTTCGCCGGTATTGGTATCAACGATGTCGGACGCGGCGTATGCGCCTTCGAGATCGGCAGCGTCAACTTCGATGTCCGTGACTTTGGCCTTGTGAATTTCGCGCAGGATCGCCGGGCTGACCTTGCGGCCGGCGTGGGCAATTTCCTCGCCGCTCTTGTTGACGATGCGGTGAGTCAGCTTCATGCCCTGCAGCATGGTGGCCTTTTCCGCATTCGGATCAAGCGTCCAGAAGAGCTTGCTGTCGCGCAGGGCAATGCGATCGACGGTGTAGAAGTTGCGAAGGATGTCTTCGTTGGTGCGGAGACCGAGGGCGCGCAGGAAGATGGTTCCCAAGAACTTGCGCTTACGGTCGATGCGAACGTAAAGAACGTTCTTCTGGTCGTATTCGAACTCAACCCACGATCCGCGGTACGGAATGATCTTGCCGAGGAAGTAGTTGTTCGCGGGCACCTTCTCGAAGAACACGCCAGGCGAACGGTGCAACTGGCTGACGATCACGCGCTCGGTACCGTTGATGATGAAGGTACCGTTGTTGGTCATCAGCGGAACGTCGCCGAAGAATACTTCCTGCTCCTTGATGTCGCGGATGGAGCGGTTCCCGGTTTCGGGATCCTTGTCGAAGATGGTCAAGCGCATGGTGACCTTGAGCGGAGCGCTATAGGTCATGCCGCGCTCTTCGCACTCGGCCACGTCGTACTTCAGTTGCAGGCCGACGGGGTCACCGCACTTGTTACAGAAATCGGGGGTGTTCGCGTTGTAGGTGCCGCACTTGTGGCAAAGCACTTCGCCAGGGTGGAACGGGTCGGTGATGACCGTCGCACCGCAATTGCGGCAGGTGGTACGGAGGTGGTGCAGCCCTTTGAGGTGGCCGCATTTGCATTCCCAGTTGCCGATTGCGTAATCGACGAACTCCAGTTGCGAGACGTTACGAAAATCGGTAATAGGAAATACCGATTGAAAAACCGCCTGGAGTCCGGCATCGTCGCGTTCACTCGGCAGACGATCCATTTGCAGGAAGCGGTCGTAAGAACGCTTCTGCACCTCGATGAGGTTGGGAATCTGGATGGTCGCCGGAATTTTGGAAAAATCGAAACGAGTACGGATGGCGCTTTTCGAATTAGGCATCAAAGACTCCTGAACTTGACTTCCCGGGGCGGGGTGCCCCATCCTTCAGCGTGTGAAGGCTGGGATCGGATCCTCGGATCGCCCGTTAACCCGGTGTCCCTTGTCCCAGACCGCGCCAGCTACGGCCGGAACGCACGCGCAATGCGTGCCAAAACATGAAAACCCGCGTCAGAACCGCTGGAGTTCTGCGCAGCGTAGTGAAAAGACGTTTGCGCCCAGAGAGACGAGTGTCCCCGTGGGCGCCATCATCGGCACTTGAACTCGATGAATTGTGTTTGTCCGCGTCAGCGTGAGTAGATCTTGTCTCCGGCCCCTGCCGAATTCTTTCAAATCCGGGTGGAACCGCCGCCGTAAAGCTCCTGTGTTTTCCGGGGCGGGGAGCCGACTATCTAAATAGATGATCGACTCCCGTACTCCGATTCACAATTGACGCCGAAATCCCTTTCCCGTCAGCCGGTTCCAACCATCCCCGGATGACCGGAAAAGCGGCCCCAAGGGGCCGCCAAAACTACTTGATTTCGACCGTCGCGCCAGCGTCCGCAAACTTCT
This Terriglobales bacterium DNA region includes the following protein-coding sequences:
- the rpoB gene encoding DNA-directed RNA polymerase subunit beta, which produces MPNSKSAIRTRFDFSKIPATIQIPNLIEVQKRSYDRFLQMDRLPSERDDAGLQAVFQSVFPITDFRNVSQLEFVDYAIGNWECKCGHLKGLHHLRTTCRNCGATVITDPFHPGEVLCHKCGTYNANTPDFCNKCGDPVGLQLKYDVAECEERGMTYSAPLKVTMRLTIFDKDPETGNRSIRDIKEQEVFFGDVPLMTNNGTFIINGTERVIVSQLHRSPGVFFEKVPANNYFLGKIIPYRGSWVEFEYDQKNVLYVRIDRKRKFLGTIFLRALGLRTNEDILRNFYTVDRIALRDSKLFWTLDPNAEKATMLQGMKLTHRIVNKSGEEIAHAGRKVSPAILREIHKAKVTDIEVDAADLEGAYAASDIVDTNTGEVLAEANTELTAEMISRAMEAGVAELHVFFPERDDVGVVISQTLRRDSVKTPQEALIEIYRKLRPGDPPTLDTATALFQGMFFDPRKYDFSRVGRLKFNIKLYEKQDATNLDSRTLEPDDFYATIRYLLKLRKNIGSVDDIDHLGNRRVRAVGELLENQFRIGLVRMERAIKEKMSVYQEMSTAMPHDLVNAKPVMAAIREFFGSSQLSQFMDQTNPLSEITHKRRLSALGPGGLSRERAGFEVRDVHPTHYGRICPIETPEGPNIGLISSLSCYARINDYGFIESPYRRVKAGRVIDYVTVVNAGDSEYHVGDHIEKSEILKANEDLRGRKKKAIEWEPFSFYLSAWEEDRHVIAQANVELDEKLRIVNELVNARKAGNFVLISRDEVDYVDVSPKQLVSVAASLVPFLEHDDANRALMGANMQRQSVPLLRADAPYVGTGMEGVTARDSGAVVLARRNGIIDSVDSERIIVRVEGEHHPTQLSREVGSDIYQLTKFKRSNQNTCINQRPIVKKGQRVVKGQVIADGPCTEMGELALGRNVLVAFMPWRGYNFEDAILVSEKLVKEDYYTSVHIEEFEIEARDTKLGPEEVTRDIPNISETALRDLDESGVIRIGAKVKQGDIIVGKVTPKGETQLTPEEKLLRAIFGEKAGDVRDASLYCPPGIEGVVVDVKIFSRKGQEKDERAKAIEGEQIAKLEKNLSDEIRILTDERLKRLEGLLGGKEVTADLHDERTNKRLLVKGAILDRETIERISTRNLKRIKFNDKDPRINEQIDEIEEMTSRQIDVLRKIMRERVEKLQKGDELPPGVIKLVKVYIAMKRKLSVGDKMAGRHGNKGVIARILPEEDMPYMEDGTAMEIVLNPLGVPSRMNVGQILETHLGWAAKGIGQKVAELLDGNTRADALRKELKNLFKDVAFAPVFDDLDEEQLTRVAESIQGGVHFGSPVFDGAREMEIKALLEKAGLPTSGKTQLFDGMTGDKFEQPVTVGYIYMLKLSHLVDDKIHARSIGPYSLITQQPLGGKAQFGGQRFGEMEVWALEAYGAAYILQELLTAKSDDVYGRTKIYEAIVKGEAAIEPGVPESFNVLIRELQSLCLDVELIKTGERRSPQMVGAAAD